A single Ptiloglossa arizonensis isolate GNS036 chromosome 2, iyPtiAriz1_principal, whole genome shotgun sequence DNA region contains:
- the LOC143143366 gene encoding uncharacterized protein LOC143143366: MAPPNPATMVVGRPLSTRGTSEPSTRFERGIPNRVSSSRRPRRFPRLDGNEQRSIPRSFLVRCSSLSRSGDFAKFRTRENRSPATHGTVPESPEEIGSDFDGKLQFRGEERAANETTGYVVRDERSRSPRRDRSEEIVFRSSADFRPTIGAATNLPLVGDRARLRTATISIFDPAARIVFVAAKEKRFCRLYRERKAEGASRRRIDRSGSRVRACEAGSQRWSGEGSLGEPGRAFVESTLRFSGSRMGIAEANDGIGSLSISDVGG; encoded by the coding sequence ATGGCGCCACCGAATCCTGCGACGATGGTCGTCGGGCGTCCGTTATCGACTCGCGGCACTTCGGAGCCGAgtacgcgtttcgagcgcggGATACCGAACCGTGTCTCGAGTTCCCGGCGACCCCGACGTTTTCCTCGTCTCGACGGAAACGAGCAACGATCGATAccccgttcgtttctcgttcgttgttcgtcCCTCTCTCGAAGCGGcgatttcgcgaaatttcggacgCGAGAGAACCGTTCACCGGCGACGCACGGAACGGTGCCCGAGTCCCCCGAGGAAATCGGATCcgatttcgatggaaaattgcAATTTCGCGGGGAGGAACGAGCGGCGAACGAAACGACGGGATACGTAGTCCGCGACGAACGATCCCGGTCGCCCCGTCGAGATCGATCCGAGGAAATCGTATTCCGGTCGAGCGCAGATTTTCGGCCGACGATAGGCGCAGCTACGAATTTACCGCTCGTCGGTGATCGCGCGCGTCTAAGAACCGCGACGATTTCGATTTTCGATCCCGCGGCGAGAATCGTGTTCGTTGCCGCAAAGGAGAAGCGATTTTGCCGGTTGTATCGCGAGCGAAAGGCCGAGGGAGCGAGTCGGCGACGGATCGATAGGAGCGGTTCTCGAGTGCGCGCATGCGAAGCGGGAAGCCAACGGTGGTCGGGCGAGGGTAGTCTCGGGGAGCCGGGCAGGGCCTTTGTCGAGAGCACCCTCCGTTTTTCGGGTTCTCGGATGGGAATCGCGGAGGCGAACGACGGAATAGGATCGTTGTCGATCTCCGATGTCGGGGGATGA